A region of the Chryseobacterium cucumeris genome:
ATTTAAGAAATCAAATAATTTCTGACGGTCCGCATTTCTGAAGTTGTCTTCATTATTATGTTCCAATGGAATATGGAAAGAAATGACAATCAGTTTATTCTTATCAACCAGTTTCAGATCGTTTTCAATAAACTGAAGCTGATCTTCGCGGAATCCACCCCAATATCCTTTACCGTCTCTCGGGTCCGGATAAAGAATATCATCCAGAATGATGAAGTGTACATTACCATAGTTGAAAGCGTAATTGGCCGGACCAAAGTTCGATTCAAATGTTTCATCGGAAAGCTTGTCTTCTTTTGCATCATAATTCATATCATGATTTCCCATCACATTATACCAAGGCAGTCCAACTTCTTTCATAACGTCTGCATAAGGTTTCTGAAGGCTTAGATTATCACCTACCAAATCTCCCAGACTGATTCCCAGTACTGCATTTTTCTTGGTATTTTTCACTTCGTTTACGATTCCTCTTTTGAAGTAATCCAGTTCTTTTTCTGTGTAAGGCTGAGGATCACCGAAAACAAGGATGTCAAAATTTTTGTTTTCGTTTTGCTTATAAAGCGGGAAGTTCAGTTCTTTGGGAAGGTCTCCTGTGGGAGCAACTCCTTTGTATTTAAAATCTGCAGGGGATCCATTGGGTTTATGATGATAATAAAACTGTGGAAGATTGTTTGTATTTAAAGCTGTCTGATACCCTGAAGGTTTGATGACAAAAATACTCTGATCTTCCTGAACCGGAAGACTGTATCTACCGTTTTTATCCGTAAGAACTACCTGAACACCATTAGAAACGGCTACTCCTTCAATTCCTTTTTCGCGGTTTTCTTTCTTTTGGTTTTTGTTACTGTCTTCATATACATATCCAGACACAGAAGCTTGTGAGAAAGCCATTGCTGAAACCAGCATACAAGGCATGATGTATTTTATATTGATACTCATTTTTTTAATTTTTAAATTATTTTAATCTTTAAATCACAATTATTTATTCCACCACATTTTCACATTGATATTGTCTCCTCCCATTGATTGTACGGCTGCATTATAGTTATCCGCATTCATTACTTTTGTAGCGGTAGGATACATGAATCTCACAGGCATCTGTCCGCCGTTCTGAAGTCCGCCGTTATTTGGAAGTGCCGGAAGTTTCGTACGTCTGTACTCATACCATTGCTGATGATCAACAAAAAACAGGGAAATGTATTTCTGAAGCATAATTTTTTCCAGAGAACCGTCATACGCCACTTTAGGATTACTGAAGTAATTGGCAGGAACTGTTGCTCCCCATTGTTCGATTATAGATTTCACCCCGGTTTCGTAATAGGTCTGCTGATTTCCTGCAATAATTCCTTTATTAACCAATTCTGCCAGAATAAACTGTACTTCAGAATAGGTCATGATTAAAATCTTTAAAGGTGCTTTCGCCAGGTTCTGGTTCAGGTTGGAAGGCTGATAGTTGAAAGATGTTCCCAACGCATATCCTGATGGAGCTCCTTTATAACCAAGATCTTCTCCTGACGTTGCTTTAGCCTTAGTGAAAAACATGCTCAGTCTTGGATCATTATTATCTTTCATGGCATTAACAAAGAATTCACCTGCTGCCCTGTACGCTGTAAAATCCTGTGGACGGGCGATCGGCGGTAAATAAGGAGATATTCCGGAAAGTGGCAGCACTGCGCTGTCTGTGTTATTCTGGAAAATTGGGTATTGTGCCGGATTATTGATAATTTCCTGAATTCTTTCATACACATTCACTTCTCCGTTCCGGCTTAGAATTCTGGTCAGTAATCTTAATGACAGAGAGTTACAGAATTTTTTCCATCCTAAAATTCCGGTCTGACTATTTGTATTGGCGTTATAAAACAGATCTGTTTCCGTTAATGCCTGATTGGTATTGAATAACGAGTTGGCTGTTTTCAGGTCATTTAACAGCTGGATATAAACATCTTTCTGCTTATCATATTTTGGTTTTAAAATATTTTCTTCAACTCTTAATGCTTCAGATAAAGGGATATCCCCAAAAGCATCAGTAAGATTGGAGGCAATCCATGCGTTCAGGACCATTGAAATCGCCAGATAATTATTATTCTGTTCTTTTGTTGCATATTTTCTAAGATCGCTTACCTGCTTAAGCCATCTGTAAGAAGTATTCCAGTATCCGTTACCACTTTTTTCATCCATATAATATCTGCTGTAGGAATTTCCTTCGTTGGGAAAGTCTAAAGCGATCTGCATGATATCAAATGTAAAATCATCTGCCCTGTTATAGCCATAACTTCCCATTTCATACTGTATCGGAGCGAGAAGGCTGCCAACTGAAGGGTCTTTAACTTTACTGGTATCTGTATTCATTTCATCAAAGGTTCTGTCACAGGATTGAAGCATGAAAACAGAAACTGCCAATGTCAGATGTATGATTATTTTTTTCATTTTTAAAATTTTAGAATTTAAGATTTAACTGAAAACCAACTGTTCTTGCTGTCGGAAGCTGTCCCATTTCCACTCCCGGAGTGATGGTTGCATTGTCCAGTGTAGCCACTTCAGGGTCAAACATCGGGAACTTGGTCCACATCCATAAGTTCTTTCCGAAAATGGCAATGGTAAGATCATCCAGACCTATAGATTTTATGGTTTCTTTCGGGAAGGAATAAGCAATTCTTGCATCTCTGAGTTTAATAAAATCTGTACTGAAGCTGTTGGTCTCCACATTGGCTCTCCTGTAATAATCTCCGTAATAAGAAGATACCAGTACTCCTTTTGTGTTGGGACTGAAGGAGCCATCAGGGTTCTGAACTACTCCGTCTCCTACAATCATTCCGCCAGGGTTGTCTCTTCCCGGAAGTGTCGATTTCAGCTTACCCTGTTCAGACATTTTATGATGTGACTGAGAATATGCAATACCACCATACTGACCGTCAAATGAGAAACTGATCGTAAAGTTTTTGATTTTGAAATCATTCTGAAGACCGGCCCTCCATTTAGGGAATGCATTTCCAACTTTTTCAATATCTGCGGGTCTCGCAGGAAGCCCGTTGTCTCCGTAAATTACTTTTCCTTCCGGGTTTCTTAATAATTTAAATCCATACATATCTCCCAGCGAACCTCCTACTTCCATTTTATAGAATACTACATCTCCTACGTTGGAAACAATGCCATCAAAGCCTTCAGGAAGGGTCATTACCCTGTTTTCGTTGGTAGACCAGTTTCCACCTACTTTCCATGAGAAATCTTTGCCTTTTACAGCTAAGATATCGGCAGAAAGTTCCAAACCTCTGTTTCGGATTTTTCCCGCATTAATGATCCTTTTGGAATATCCAGCTTCGGTGGGTAACGATACAGGGATGATCTGGTTTTCACTGAAATTCTGGTAGGCAGTAAGATTCAGGTTCAATCTGTTTTTGAAAAGGCTGAAATCCATACCGGCTTCTATATTGGTATTTTTCTCAGGTTTAAGGGTAGGATTATTAAAAGTGGTAGGTGCTACTACACTTCCTGTAATGTTGCTTGCTGTATAATAATTGTCCAAAAGATAAGGATCACTGTCAATCCCTACTTTTGCCCATGAAGCTCTCAGTTTCCACAAGTTCAGATTATTGCTTTTCAGATTAAAAATATCTGATAAAATGAAACTGGTACTCACCGAAGGATAAAAGAATGATCTGTTTTGCTTCGGAAGCGTAGAGCTCCAGTCGTTTCTTCCGGTAACGTCCACAAATACTTTATTGTCATATCCCAGGGTAAGTAAACCGTAAACACTGTCTACATGTTTATCTCTGGGTGCCGGATATTTAACCGGAATAGAAAGTGCGTTGGTAAGGCTGTATTCTCCTGCTGTTTTCAGTCCGATGGCCTGATAATCATTAAGCAGGTATTCATTATAACGGATGCTTCCCCCTGCTGACGCTGAAATACTGAATTTATTCCAGTCTGCTTTATAAGAAAATAAAAGATCGTTATTATATTCCTGGTTTTTGATAAACTGCTCTCTATAGAAACCTTTCAGGTAATTGGCAGAACTCCATGGCCTTTTGGTCGTTCTTTTTTCATTCAGGATTTCAATTCCTGACCTCAACATTAAGCTGAAATTTTTATTAAACTGATAATCTGCCGTGATATTCCCTGTAATGGTCTTCTTTCTGACTCCATTCAGCATTTCGTAAGCAATCATGTAAGGGTTGTCTATATAAGAACTGAACGGATGGATCTGATCAACCTGTTCCTGCCCTGGCTTCCAGATCGGCTTATACCACTCCAGATCCACATTGGGATTCTGGAAGATCATGAAATAGGAAATCGACTGATTGTTGTATCCCGTCGCAGGAAGGTTGTCACTGGTAGTAGTGTTATAAGCAAATTTTGTTGATATTTTTAATTTTTGGGTAAGCTGATGGGCAAAAGATAAGGCAAAATTGAACCTGTCAAAACCTGTATTCGGCATCATCCACTCGTTATTAAGGTAAGTAAGTGAAGATCTGAAGCTGGTTTTCTCGTTGGAGCTTTCTACCGAGATACTGTTCGAGTAAGTAGAACCTGTTCTCCAGAAACCTTTAATATTATTTTCATAAGGTCTCCACAATTGTCTTTCCTTGCTCTGCCCCATTACGTTAGGATCGTATTGGAAATAATATTGTCCGGCGAATTTAGGACCAAAAGCACTACTGGTTCCTCCGGTACTTGGTCCATCAGGAGAAAGGCCATAAGAATAGTAAAAGTTTCCTGCTGTATTGGTGGCCAGTGTTCCCTGCCCGTATTCGTATTGCCAGTCCGGCCATTTCAATACGGAATCAAAGCTTGAGGAAGAGTTAAAAGTGACTCTCAGTTTTCCGTTTTTAGTTTTGCCGGATTTTGTAGTGATCATTAAGGCTCCATTGGCAGCGCGTGATCCGTATAATGCGGCTGCAGAAGCTCCTTTCAATACCGTTACGGATTCAATATCATCCGGATTGATGCTGTTCAATCCATTTCCAAGATCGATGGGAACATCGCCGCCGGAACCTGCTCCATAGGCTGCTGTACCGGAACCTGTGGTAGAATTCCCTAATGGCACTCCATCCACTACAATAAGAGCATAGTTGTGATCCATCATAATGGATTTTTCCCCTCTCAAAGTAATTCTGGAAGTTCCCAACGGTCCTGCTCCGGCGGTCTGGATTTTAAGGCCTGCCACCTTCCCTTCCATGGATTGCGCCCAGTTGTTGTTCTGGGTTTCTTCAAATGTTTTGGCATCTACTTTTTCGGCAACATACCCTAAAGCTCTGTCGTGCCTCTTGATTCCCAAAGCAGTTACAACTACTTCATCAATTCCTTTAATGGTGTCCTTTTTAGCTTTCTGCTGAGCTGCCAGATTAACGCTGACTAATCCTAACAGCGACAAAACCAACAGTTTTTGTGTCTCTTTACGCATTTCCTTTTTGTTTGCGCAAAATTAGAACGACATTACCAGGATGATCTTAACATAGTTTTAACGTTTCTTAAAAATTTATTAAACCATATGTTAATCCAGTCTTAACAACACTATTTAAACAACTAATAAACAAACACTTAAGCAATTAAGTATTTTTAATATGGTTTCCAGACTGTATTTATGTACCTTTATTGTCTTGCATTGAGATAATACCAAACAAAACAATCAAACCACTGAATTACAGAATATTAAAATCAAAATTCAATCACCTGTTTCTTCATTCATTATCAAAAAGAAGTTCTCAGCTCCTAAAAAAAACAGCCTGCTTCCTTATAAGGGGCAGACTGTATAAATTTTTGGTTATTTGTGGAGATGGTTAAAAAATTTTGTTTGACCACCCCGTCAAAAATTCTTTGATTTTTGACACTCCTCCGGAGGAGGTCCTTCAGTTGCTATATTTCTGAAGATGTTAAATCTATTTATTCTTCAACTGATCAGGAATATTGGTTGTTACGAACCCGATTCCTTGTTTTTTCAATTCTTCATAAACAGCAACGTCATTTACGGTCCATGAATTGGTAATTAACCCTAATGCTTTTGCATCAGCAATCCATGTTGGGTTTTTCTGGAAGATGCTGTAGTGGTAATCCATACCGTCCAATCCTTCTTTTTTGATCTGCTCAGGAGACAGTTCACCGTTCAGATATTGTACTTTAAAAGACGGAGCCAGTTTTTTGATCTCTTTGCAGATATTAAGGCTGAAAGAAATAAACTCACTTTGAGATTCCAGCTTCATATCTTTAATCATTTTGATCGTTTTCTCCGTGATTTCATTTTCTATTTCCGGAGTTTTCGCTGGCTTGATCTCAACGATCAGCTTCAGAGATTTGTCTTTTTTTCCCTGTTTTAAATAATCTTTTAAGGTCGGGAATTTTTCTCCGTTGGATAATTTCAAGGCTTCCAGTTCTTTGAAAGGAGTTTCTGAAATTTCCATTTTACCATGGTGTTCATCATGATTGATCACCAATACACCATCTTTTGTCATTCTTACATCAAATTCAGACCCATATATTTTTAATTTCTGGGCATTTTCCAATGATTGAATTGAATTCTCTGTTGTTGGAGGCTGAGCCTGGAAATATCCTCTATGGGCAATAATCTGGGTTTGTGCTTTCATCATAACTGTACTTAAAACTGCTAACCCTAAGATAAAATTTTTCATAATATAATTTTAAATTATTAAAATAAAGTCGTGAAACTTCCTGATAAAGGTAGTTATTACAAAATAAAACCCAAAAGACATAAAAGATTTACTGATTAAAGCTAAGTGAGATTTACCATAGCCGGCTCAATTTCTTTTATGTCTTCAGTGGTTAAGAAAGGTAAAAGTTAGAAACTGTATTTCGCACCGATCTGGATCTGGTAAGGATTTCCTGTCAGAGGAACCAAACCGCCTCCACTTACGTTTTTGGTGTATTCGTACTGCATCGTGTCTTTATTAAACTTCGTCACTTTATACAGAGAAGTATTTCCATATGATTTGTTTACACCCCATTCTTTGTTCAGAAGGTTGGCAACATTGAAAATATCTACGGAAAGTTCGAAAGCTCCCACTTTATCGAATTTAATTTTTTTCGCTACACGAACGTCCCAGACTCCATAGAAACCATTTTTACCACCATTACGTTCTGCAATTTTTCCGTTGTATTCAGTGATATAATCTTTCAGAGCCTGCCCTACCTGTGGATCATCCAAAATAGATTGGGTAAGATTCGGGAAGATAAAAGCAAGGTCGTTGGAATCTACGAAGTCTCCGTTGATATTTCCTCCTGTTGTTGCAGAGAAACGGGTTCCTCCAATTCCTGAATACCTGATTCCCAGTGTGAAGCCTGCAATGGTAGGAGAGTTTCCATAGATCACAACTTTATTTCTGAACTGGTTGTCAGAATAGGTCATTCTTAAATCTCTAGGATCACTCTGAATCATCGTAGACAATGTTGCAGAGTTGGCTACATTTCCGTTGTAAGAAGTATTGTCTTTAATATCAGACCATGTATAACTTGCGGTGATTTCTCCATCTTTCCAGTAACGGTAACTTGTATCGATTACGAATGAGAACTGGTTTACTTTACCATCGCTCACCAATTCCAGTACTCTTCCGAAATTATTATTGATTCTTCCCTGTTTCCAGTCGAAACTTACACTGTTATTAGCATTATTGGTAATAGCTCCTGTAGGGATAAATACTCCTCTTCCGCCTTCGTTAGCCAGTGTAAAGAAAGGATTGGCCACCATGTTTCTGTCGTAATAATAGTAATTGTTTCGACCTAAAGCCATATATCCTGCAATTCCTGCTCTGAACCTTTCATTGAAGAAGTGGGTATAAGAAATATTGGCTTTATAAACGATCGGGATCTTTGCATCCTTACCGGTGTAGTTGATCGTTGGAATCTGCTTCTGAGAAAGGGACGGAACCGTATTGTAATCATCTCTATAGCTGTTGAAATCCGGGAACGGAACATCTTTACCCGTTACATCCACAGTAGCCAGATGTTTTCCATCAAATACAAGGTTATTGATGATCATATAATTGTTGATGTCGGAAGAGAAAATTCCGGCACCGAACTTCAGGAAGTCTTTATTTCCTTCATTGATGTTCCAGTCAAACTGGAATCTTGGCTGGATCACAAATGATTTGATCTGATTATCGGTTCTGATTCCCATTTCATCAAACAGTTTCTGGTTGAATTCTGCTTTCGGGTAACCACTGTAATCTAATCTCAAACCAGCCATTAAATCAAGTCCTTTAGCTACTTTGGTCTGGAATTGCCCATAGAGACCAATGTTCCAGATATTTGATCTGACAGACGGATCGGCCACCAAAGGAACTTCTCTATAGAATCGGTAAGGTGTCATGGTCTCAAAATTGCTCATTCCCTGGAAATGGAATCTTCCGTTCACCTCACTTCCGTATACCGATTTTGCTGTTGTATACATAAGGTCAGCCCCAAACGTATATTTTACCTTATCTGTATTATAGTATAGGTTATCTACGATCTGGAACACATTATTTCTGAAGCTTTCCTGAGCAAAGCGGTGTCCGCCGATCTGAATATTCGTAGATCCCGCACTTGAAGAAACTCCTTCAACAATAGCTCTTGGTACAGGTTTTCCTAATTGATTGTTCTGGTAACTGTCCTGGAAAGTATAAAGATACTGCGCCTTTAATTCGTTGGTTAAGTTAGGTCTCAGATTTGATCTTAAGGTCAATAATAAACTGTTATCAAGATTTTTGTCATTTCCGTACGACTCAAAAAAATTGATATTGGTATTATCACCTAATCCGTTTTTGTTAAGATCGTAAGTAAAGTTATTTCTAAGCGTTAATAAATGCTTTTCATTAATCTGCCAGTCTAGACGTAAGAAACCGGCATCAGAGTTTCTCACTTTATCAAAAGTTCCGAATTGCGGGCTGCTTCCTACTCCATATTTAGCTCTTGCAATATCCAGGAACTGATTAAGCGTCTGCGTAGTTGTGTTGAATCTCTTCTCATCATCCGGAGATTTGATATCAGCAATCACTAAAGGTCTTGAATCCAACTGATGATCCCATGCTACGAAGAAGTGCAGTTTATTTTTAATGATCGGACCGCCTAATGAAAATCCGAACTGAGAAGTGGAGAAATCATTATTTCTTTTGTTTCCTCTGATATCATAAGGGCTGGAAAGCCAGTTTGTTCTTAAATATTCCCAGGCACTTCCGGAAAACTTATTGGTTCCTGATTTGGTAACAGCACTTACTGTTCCTCCTCCACTTCTTCCCAATGTAACATCATATTGGTTGGTAGTGATTTTGAATTCACGTACTGCTTCAATGGAGATGGAGAATGGTGCACCGCTTCGGCTCGTTGTTGATCCTGCAGAAGTAGGATTTTTTGCGGTCATCCCATCAATCGTAAAGTTGGTGGAAGATCCAAGCTGACCGGAAAGGTTTCCTCCTTTTCCGCTTAACGGAGACAGTTCCGTAAGATTGGTGAAGTTTCGTCCGTTCACCGGAAGCATGCTGATGTTTTTCGCAGAAATTGCGGTAGCTGCTCCCAGGTTTCCGATCTTGTTTTTAAGGTTTCCTGTAATTTTTACTTCCTCAATAGTCTTTTCGTTTCCCAGATCCATATTCACGGTCACCTGATCTCCGAAGTTGACATTATAACCTTCTTTTTTATCATCATTCACAATGACCGTGTAAGGCCCGCCAAGAGGAATTTCTTTAAAAATATATTCCCCTTTTGAGTTGGTTTCCGTTTCCGTTCTGAATCCTGTGGACTCATTCACGATCGTTACTTTCACTTTTTCCTGAGCCGTACTTCCCGGTCCGGTAACTTTCCCTACAATAGAAGCCTGCGTGGTCTGGGCATAAGCCATTGTCCCAAGCCCTAAAAACAATAATCCCAGTACAATCTTTACTTTTTTCATTTCTTCCGAAGATCTATATTATTAATTTTTTGATGTTAGCCCGGAAACCTCTTTGATTTTCACGATGATAGATCACTATGAGGTTTCTTTCAATCAGATGTGCAAAGGTATTTTGACTTTAAGAGCGGGGTGTTTAAGAAAGTTTTAACATTTTTTTAATTAAATCAGAACGTTAGGTTAAATTAGTTTAAACATATGTTTTATGTTATACAGAACCAATCTGTTAAAGCATATTAAGCATTTTTAATTTTCCTGTACTATTTTATTCTGTTATTTTTTAAATGCAATTACTTTAGTTATTTTTGCTCAAAAGATAGAAAAGCAATGTCTGAAAACATTCAACAAAAGATAGAAAAGCTCCGCAAAGAGCTTCACCAGCATAACGAAAACTACTACCAACTGGATACTCCTACCATTACAGATTATGAATTTGACATGCTTCTGGAGGAGCTACAGGATCTGGAGGCCAGGTACCCAGAGTTTTATGATGAAAATTCTCCTACAGTTCGGGTAGGTGGTGGTGTTACCAAGGTTTTCCCCACGATTCAGCATAAATTCAGAATGTATTCACTGGATAATTCGTATGATTTTGACGATCTGGAAGACTGGGAGAAACGAATCATCAAAACCATTGAAGATCCTGTAGAATTTGTTGCTGAGCTGAAGTATGACGGTGCATCCATTTCTATTCTTTATGAAAACGGAAAACTGTCTCAGGCGGTTACGCGTGGTGATGGTTTCCAGGGTGATGAGATTACCCCAAACGTGAGAACCATTTCAGATATTCCTCTGACTTTAAAAGGTGATTTCCCTGCTCATTTTTTTATGCGTGGTGAAATTTATCTGACCAGAAAAAACTTTGACAAAATCAATAGACTGCGTGAGGAAGAAGGCCTTGATCCCTTCATGAATCCAAGAAATACGGCCAGCGGAAGTTTGAAAATGCAGGACAGCGCTGAGGTAAGAAAACGCGGACTTTCTTCTGTATTGTATCAGTTTATTTCTGATGAAGTTCCTGCGGAAACCCATTGGGAACTGCTTCAGAAAGCTCAGAGCTGGGGCTTCAAAACCTCCCAGCAGGCCAAATTATGTAAAACAATGGCTGAGGTACAGGAGTTTATCACGTTCTGGGACACAGAACGTCATAATCTACCATTTGAAATTGATGGTATTGTTTTAAAAGTCAATTCATTACAACAACAAAGACAGCTTGGCTATACGGCCAAATCTCCCCGTTGGGCAATGGCATACAAATTTAAAGCAGAAAAAGTAGAAACAGAACTTCAGAGTGTCTCTTATCAGGTGGGAAGAACCGGAGCTATTACTCCTGT
Encoded here:
- the ligA gene encoding NAD-dependent DNA ligase LigA; protein product: MSENIQQKIEKLRKELHQHNENYYQLDTPTITDYEFDMLLEELQDLEARYPEFYDENSPTVRVGGGVTKVFPTIQHKFRMYSLDNSYDFDDLEDWEKRIIKTIEDPVEFVAELKYDGASISILYENGKLSQAVTRGDGFQGDEITPNVRTISDIPLTLKGDFPAHFFMRGEIYLTRKNFDKINRLREEEGLDPFMNPRNTASGSLKMQDSAEVRKRGLSSVLYQFISDEVPAETHWELLQKAQSWGFKTSQQAKLCKTMAEVQEFITFWDTERHNLPFEIDGIVLKVNSLQQQRQLGYTAKSPRWAMAYKFKAEKVETELQSVSYQVGRTGAITPVANLKPVLLAGTIVKRASLHNEDIIKKLDLHEHDFVYVEKGGEIIPKIVGVNTDKRTEESREIEYIKHCPECGTELVKIEDQAIHFCPNELHCPPQVVGRMIHYVSRKALNIDNLGSETIEQLYREKLIENPADFYTLTKEQLLPLERMAEKSAQNIITGIEKSKEIPFEKVLYGIGIKHVGETVAKKLVKNFPTIEELKNATVEELCQVEDIGAKIAVSIVDFFQNSENVLMIERLKSYGVQLEKGESTNEVLSNVLEGKTFLFTGKLSLFTRESAEEMVEKHGGKNISAVSKNLNYLVVGEKAGSKLKKAQDIGTIEILDEQQFLDLIEKQ
- a CDS encoding calcineurin-like phosphoesterase C-terminal domain-containing protein, producing MPCMLVSAMAFSQASVSGYVYEDSNKNQKKENREKGIEGVAVSNGVQVVLTDKNGRYSLPVQEDQSIFVIKPSGYQTALNTNNLPQFYYHHKPNGSPADFKYKGVAPTGDLPKELNFPLYKQNENKNFDILVFGDPQPYTEKELDYFKRGIVNEVKNTKKNAVLGISLGDLVGDNLSLQKPYADVMKEVGLPWYNVMGNHDMNYDAKEDKLSDETFESNFGPANYAFNYGNVHFIILDDILYPDPRDGKGYWGGFREDQLQFIENDLKLVDKNKLIVISFHIPLEHNNEDNFRNADRQKLFDFLNPFQNVLLLSAHTHIQQQIFYGKKAGWNGIKELHEYNVGTTCGDWYSGTPDDAGLPTSTMRDGTAKGYSFISFTDNQYKVKYRTAGKPEDYQIKLYVPKVIPSSRTSAKVLANFFMGSKKDKVEYRIDGGKWEEMTYDETIDPNFALSVFKWDSTEKILPGRRPSNPEMSKHIWEADFPKKLALGKHKVEVKAVDMYGNEFSASEEFEVQNAIQIP
- a CDS encoding glycerophosphodiester phosphodiesterase family protein, encoding MKNFILGLAVLSTVMMKAQTQIIAHRGYFQAQPPTTENSIQSLENAQKLKIYGSEFDVRMTKDGVLVINHDEHHGKMEISETPFKELEALKLSNGEKFPTLKDYLKQGKKDKSLKLIVEIKPAKTPEIENEITEKTIKMIKDMKLESQSEFISFSLNICKEIKKLAPSFKVQYLNGELSPEQIKKEGLDGMDYHYSIFQKNPTWIADAKALGLITNSWTVNDVAVYEELKKQGIGFVTTNIPDQLKNK
- a CDS encoding TonB-dependent receptor, whose product is MKKVKIVLGLLFLGLGTMAYAQTTQASIVGKVTGPGSTAQEKVKVTIVNESTGFRTETETNSKGEYIFKEIPLGGPYTVIVNDDKKEGYNVNFGDQVTVNMDLGNEKTIEEVKITGNLKNKIGNLGAATAISAKNISMLPVNGRNFTNLTELSPLSGKGGNLSGQLGSSTNFTIDGMTAKNPTSAGSTTSRSGAPFSISIEAVREFKITTNQYDVTLGRSGGGTVSAVTKSGTNKFSGSAWEYLRTNWLSSPYDIRGNKRNNDFSTSQFGFSLGGPIIKNKLHFFVAWDHQLDSRPLVIADIKSPDDEKRFNTTTQTLNQFLDIARAKYGVGSSPQFGTFDKVRNSDAGFLRLDWQINEKHLLTLRNNFTYDLNKNGLGDNTNINFFESYGNDKNLDNSLLLTLRSNLRPNLTNELKAQYLYTFQDSYQNNQLGKPVPRAIVEGVSSSAGSTNIQIGGHRFAQESFRNNVFQIVDNLYYNTDKVKYTFGADLMYTTAKSVYGSEVNGRFHFQGMSNFETMTPYRFYREVPLVADPSVRSNIWNIGLYGQFQTKVAKGLDLMAGLRLDYSGYPKAEFNQKLFDEMGIRTDNQIKSFVIQPRFQFDWNINEGNKDFLKFGAGIFSSDINNYMIINNLVFDGKHLATVDVTGKDVPFPDFNSYRDDYNTVPSLSQKQIPTINYTGKDAKIPIVYKANISYTHFFNERFRAGIAGYMALGRNNYYYYDRNMVANPFFTLANEGGRGVFIPTGAITNNANNSVSFDWKQGRINNNFGRVLELVSDGKVNQFSFVIDTSYRYWKDGEITASYTWSDIKDNTSYNGNVANSATLSTMIQSDPRDLRMTYSDNQFRNKVVIYGNSPTIAGFTLGIRYSGIGGTRFSATTGGNINGDFVDSNDLAFIFPNLTQSILDDPQVGQALKDYITEYNGKIAERNGGKNGFYGVWDVRVAKKIKFDKVGAFELSVDIFNVANLLNKEWGVNKSYGNTSLYKVTKFNKDTMQYEYTKNVSGGGLVPLTGNPYQIQIGAKYSF
- a CDS encoding SusD/RagB family nutrient-binding outer membrane lipoprotein, which translates into the protein MKKIIIHLTLAVSVFMLQSCDRTFDEMNTDTSKVKDPSVGSLLAPIQYEMGSYGYNRADDFTFDIMQIALDFPNEGNSYSRYYMDEKSGNGYWNTSYRWLKQVSDLRKYATKEQNNNYLAISMVLNAWIASNLTDAFGDIPLSEALRVEENILKPKYDKQKDVYIQLLNDLKTANSLFNTNQALTETDLFYNANTNSQTGILGWKKFCNSLSLRLLTRILSRNGEVNVYERIQEIINNPAQYPIFQNNTDSAVLPLSGISPYLPPIARPQDFTAYRAAGEFFVNAMKDNNDPRLSMFFTKAKATSGEDLGYKGAPSGYALGTSFNYQPSNLNQNLAKAPLKILIMTYSEVQFILAELVNKGIIAGNQQTYYETGVKSIIEQWGATVPANYFSNPKVAYDGSLEKIMLQKYISLFFVDHQQWYEYRRTKLPALPNNGGLQNGGQMPVRFMYPTATKVMNADNYNAAVQSMGGDNINVKMWWNK
- a CDS encoding SusC/RagA family TonB-linked outer membrane protein, with protein sequence MRKETQKLLVLSLLGLVSVNLAAQQKAKKDTIKGIDEVVVTALGIKRHDRALGYVAEKVDAKTFEETQNNNWAQSMEGKVAGLKIQTAGAGPLGTSRITLRGEKSIMMDHNYALIVVDGVPLGNSTTGSGTAAYGAGSGGDVPIDLGNGLNSINPDDIESVTVLKGASAAALYGSRAANGALMITTKSGKTKNGKLRVTFNSSSSFDSVLKWPDWQYEYGQGTLATNTAGNFYYSYGLSPDGPSTGGTSSAFGPKFAGQYYFQYDPNVMGQSKERQLWRPYENNIKGFWRTGSTYSNSISVESSNEKTSFRSSLTYLNNEWMMPNTGFDRFNFALSFAHQLTQKLKISTKFAYNTTTSDNLPATGYNNQSISYFMIFQNPNVDLEWYKPIWKPGQEQVDQIHPFSSYIDNPYMIAYEMLNGVRKKTITGNITADYQFNKNFSLMLRSGIEILNEKRTTKRPWSSANYLKGFYREQFIKNQEYNNDLLFSYKADWNKFSISASAGGSIRYNEYLLNDYQAIGLKTAGEYSLTNALSIPVKYPAPRDKHVDSVYGLLTLGYDNKVFVDVTGRNDWSSTLPKQNRSFFYPSVSTSFILSDIFNLKSNNLNLWKLRASWAKVGIDSDPYLLDNYYTASNITGSVVAPTTFNNPTLKPEKNTNIEAGMDFSLFKNRLNLNLTAYQNFSENQIIPVSLPTEAGYSKRIINAGKIRNRGLELSADILAVKGKDFSWKVGGNWSTNENRVMTLPEGFDGIVSNVGDVVFYKMEVGGSLGDMYGFKLLRNPEGKVIYGDNGLPARPADIEKVGNAFPKWRAGLQNDFKIKNFTISFSFDGQYGGIAYSQSHHKMSEQGKLKSTLPGRDNPGGMIVGDGVVQNPDGSFSPNTKGVLVSSYYGDYYRRANVETNSFSTDFIKLRDARIAYSFPKETIKSIGLDDLTIAIFGKNLWMWTKFPMFDPEVATLDNATITPGVEMGQLPTARTVGFQLNLKF